A genomic window from Halogeometricum borinquense DSM 11551 includes:
- a CDS encoding AAA family ATPase, translating to MDDEAVTDERETRPTETTIAAFVGATGGAGTTRCTLEVATALAADGADVGVFDAAFATQGLAAHIPGQIEPDLTALLTEEADAPLSEGLTTLDVETAGRVAVSPAFAPFERFARAKTPDAAQRFETRLSAAADRFDYVLVDVPPVASNQAIAAVNVADQSIVVAPGTTRGADAVQQMRTRLTHVGSEATLVVSTRGTFEGADCDVPETDATEPESVPSCLGDDAAFTTAIVELTAAAVGRDVSEAFEGGGLLSGVERYVK from the coding sequence ATGGATGACGAGGCTGTCACAGACGAACGCGAAACCCGACCGACAGAAACCACTATCGCCGCGTTCGTCGGCGCAACAGGCGGTGCAGGAACGACGCGGTGTACACTAGAGGTTGCCACGGCTCTCGCGGCCGACGGCGCGGACGTGGGGGTGTTCGACGCTGCGTTCGCCACGCAGGGACTTGCGGCCCACATTCCGGGTCAGATCGAGCCTGATTTGACTGCACTTCTCACCGAGGAGGCAGATGCACCGCTTTCGGAAGGGTTGACGACACTCGACGTGGAGACTGCCGGACGAGTTGCAGTTTCCCCGGCATTTGCGCCGTTCGAGCGGTTCGCACGTGCAAAGACGCCCGACGCCGCCCAGCGCTTCGAGACTCGACTGTCAGCGGCGGCCGATCGGTTCGACTACGTGCTGGTGGATGTGCCGCCAGTCGCCTCGAATCAAGCAATCGCTGCGGTGAACGTTGCGGATCAGAGTATCGTCGTCGCACCGGGAACGACACGCGGTGCCGATGCTGTCCAGCAGATGCGAACCCGTCTCACTCACGTTGGCAGTGAGGCGACACTCGTCGTCTCGACGCGTGGGACGTTCGAGGGTGCCGACTGCGACGTTCCCGAGACCGACGCGACCGAACCCGAGTCGGTGCCGTCCTGTTTGGGCGATGATGCCGCGTTCACAACGGCGATAGTCGAACTCACGGCGGCGGCCGTCGGGAGGGACGTCAGCGAGGCGTTCGAAGGTGGCGGACTGCTCTCTGGTGTCGAACGATACGTGAAGTGA
- a CDS encoding transcription initiation factor IIB → MSEARSPDDATLTTTCPECDGRLHAEGQETVCGDCGLVVSEYTIDHGPEWRSFADDDRNPKRTGAPLTQSRHDRGLSTEIGRSTRVKGRKRRRLARMRKQHNRARISTKRERNQVYAFTEIRRLTSALSLPERIRDHACSLFKSAQNEDLLRGRSLEGFAAACVYAACRVANVSRTVGEVVAEAKATEAEQSAAYDALNRDLGLPVGPVDPVEYVPRFASRLDLSRDVERRAREYAAEAAEQGLSVGRNPSGVAAGCLYTAARDLDVEVTQTEAADVADVTPVTLRKTYVALRDDE, encoded by the coding sequence ATGAGTGAAGCACGCTCCCCCGACGACGCAACGCTGACGACCACCTGCCCCGAGTGCGACGGCCGACTGCACGCTGAGGGCCAAGAGACGGTTTGCGGCGACTGCGGACTCGTCGTCTCGGAGTATACCATCGACCACGGGCCCGAATGGCGGTCGTTCGCGGACGACGACCGGAACCCCAAACGTACGGGTGCGCCGCTTACCCAGTCGCGTCACGACCGCGGCCTTTCGACTGAAATCGGTCGTTCGACGCGTGTCAAAGGCCGAAAACGCCGCCGCCTCGCCCGGATGCGCAAACAGCACAACCGCGCGCGAATCTCCACCAAGCGCGAGCGGAATCAGGTGTACGCGTTCACCGAGATTCGCCGTCTCACGAGCGCGCTGTCGCTCCCCGAACGCATCCGCGATCACGCGTGTTCGCTGTTCAAGTCGGCGCAGAACGAAGACCTTCTTCGCGGTCGGTCGCTCGAAGGGTTCGCCGCCGCGTGCGTCTACGCCGCCTGTCGCGTCGCCAACGTCTCCCGAACTGTCGGTGAAGTCGTCGCCGAGGCGAAGGCAACCGAAGCGGAGCAGTCTGCGGCGTACGACGCGCTGAACCGCGACCTCGGTCTGCCCGTCGGACCCGTGGACCCCGTTGAGTACGTCCCGCGCTTTGCTAGCCGCCTCGACCTCTCGCGCGATGTGGAACGCCGCGCCCGCGAGTACGCCGCCGAAGCCGCAGAGCAGGGTCTCTCCGTCGGCCGCAATCCGAGCGGTGTCGCCGCCGGATGTCTGTACACCGCCGCACGCGACCTCGACGTCGAAGTGACGCAGACCGAGGCGGCCGACGTGGCCGACGTGACGCCCGTTACCCTCCGGAAGACGTACGTGGCGCTGCGTGACGACGAGTGA
- a CDS encoding DUF7854 family protein encodes MDRISALRNIEEALRDFESGDSDLAATEQRVVTVLRTYATDFEGEEGLAPYQATGEGRAHGLVVVAESSADARDRIYDLLDEERGSLDFEVERL; translated from the coding sequence ATGGACCGAATATCTGCTCTCCGGAACATCGAAGAAGCCCTCCGCGACTTCGAGTCCGGCGACTCCGACCTCGCGGCGACCGAACAGCGAGTCGTGACTGTCCTTCGGACGTACGCCACCGACTTCGAGGGTGAGGAAGGTCTCGCCCCGTACCAAGCCACCGGCGAGGGCCGCGCGCACGGACTCGTGGTCGTTGCCGAGAGTTCAGCGGACGCCCGCGACCGAATCTACGACCTGCTGGACGAGGAACGCGGGAGCCTCGATTTCGAAGTCGAGCGTCTGTAG
- a CDS encoding DUF7856 family protein → MRSIRVHLPDGTTHVGSVVDLRDADCDIDADDLSRSVRFGLPVERGYPRVISPPPSPVSPFVAHLAREISFDRRGALATLARSRGHVVPEERTLERVESELADVTPPEPGDLADARRRAAAAGAETERLQERAAMIRGRVEAVREAGGDIDAAEAELAETMTRLSEVATERVAARQRLEMLEARARAARDGREERMRLEDRAANLERAIRRSLAAAVYDDFADAVAALPDSFDADAGDAPGEYEGPPLAAALAVTRVAPLRAPVVADADVLDPFCGLRSFVRYLDAPVVLC, encoded by the coding sequence GTGAGGTCGATTCGCGTCCATCTTCCCGACGGGACGACACACGTCGGGAGCGTCGTTGACCTGCGAGATGCAGACTGCGATATCGACGCCGACGACCTCAGTCGGTCGGTTCGCTTCGGATTGCCCGTCGAGCGGGGCTATCCGCGTGTCATCTCACCGCCACCATCACCAGTTTCTCCGTTCGTCGCACACCTCGCTCGGGAGATATCGTTCGACCGCCGCGGAGCGTTGGCGACACTAGCGCGGAGCAGGGGGCACGTCGTTCCCGAGGAACGAACGCTCGAACGGGTCGAATCCGAGTTAGCGGACGTAACGCCGCCCGAACCGGGAGATCTCGCGGACGCACGACGACGGGCGGCAGCGGCCGGTGCGGAGACGGAGCGCCTCCAAGAGCGCGCTGCGATGATTCGGGGGCGCGTCGAAGCAGTTCGGGAAGCGGGCGGAGACATCGATGCCGCAGAGGCGGAACTCGCAGAGACGATGACGCGTCTCTCCGAGGTCGCGACCGAGCGCGTGGCCGCGCGGCAACGGCTTGAGATGTTAGAAGCGCGAGCGCGGGCCGCACGCGACGGCCGCGAGGAACGGATGCGACTCGAAGACCGCGCGGCGAACCTCGAACGGGCGATCCGACGGTCGCTCGCGGCTGCCGTCTACGACGACTTCGCTGACGCGGTGGCCGCTCTCCCCGACTCGTTCGATGCCGACGCGGGCGACGCCCCCGGCGAATACGAGGGCCCGCCACTCGCTGCTGCCCTCGCTGTGACTCGTGTGGCGCCGCTCCGCGCACCCGTCGTCGCCGACGCCGATGTACTCGACCCGTTCTGTGGTCTCCGCTCATTCGTCCGCTATCTCGATGCGCCGGTCGTCCTCTGCTGA
- a CDS encoding DUF7858 family protein → MGLADIADELGVTTTTQEERGVATVDDTDVDLDARLRDHADKLPCTPEAAATVLERHAAGDSVGDAAEAAIVAPVTAAKVLHRAGIEGVTPLAPTARQILRDWLAGQLSRADALELTGADDAEFALAAYIETHDPVPELADATRRDAAASLGGDALVKKREELADTMSASTDLF, encoded by the coding sequence ATGGGATTGGCGGACATCGCAGACGAGTTGGGGGTGACGACGACGACGCAGGAGGAACGCGGCGTTGCGACGGTTGACGATACGGACGTGGACCTCGACGCGCGCCTCCGCGACCACGCGGACAAATTACCCTGCACGCCGGAAGCGGCAGCCACCGTTCTCGAACGCCACGCGGCCGGCGACAGTGTTGGGGACGCCGCGGAGGCGGCTATCGTCGCTCCAGTGACGGCCGCGAAAGTCCTCCACCGGGCGGGCATCGAGGGCGTCACCCCGCTCGCTCCGACGGCACGACAAATCCTCCGCGATTGGCTCGCAGGCCAACTCTCACGCGCGGACGCGCTTGAACTCACTGGCGCGGACGACGCGGAGTTCGCCCTCGCGGCATACATCGAGACGCACGATCCGGTGCCAGAACTCGCCGACGCGACGCGACGAGATGCGGCGGCGTCGCTCGGCGGCGACGCACTCGTCAAAAAGCGCGAAGAACTCGCGGATACGATGTCCGCCTCGACAGACCTCTTCTAG
- a CDS encoding PAS domain S-box protein, with translation MTRDAETVTVLCVDDEPGSADLTAAYLERHDDRLTVTTATSVQGGLNALTETDFDCIVSDYDMPGLDGLAFLEAVRVDRPKLPFILFTGKGSEAVASEAISAGVSDYVQKESGTDQYPALARRIHNAVERFRADKHAAKVQEEAKSILENSPDAIVVSVGDEFVFANTSAVSLFEADDADDLLGRNLLSLIHKQDTEAVKAVIAHAQDDEKVISQTQRTMKTLDGMTFSAEMTVRAITWNGESGHVAILRDVTNQEEQDYERERYAAAFSRAMDAIIVADDDDEFIDVNGSAAELFGLPREELLGRNLSEFTPNGSEIDDMWADFQSLGENHGVLSLIRPDGERRVVEYAATRDVVPGEHLSVLRDVTGRTRLERQRQADHEALERMYRITADREAAFEEKVSALLELGADYLDVPYGFLTRIQDGTQTIIESVGDHELLQPGETGPLSKAYCRKTVIEDELVSVQNSEAEGWEDDPAYERYELGCYIGAKVIVNEDLFGTLCFAGTASRKQAFSHGEEAFVELLARWVSYEQEHRRNNRELQSQTERLEEFASMVTHDLRNPLSVASGYLELAREDGDPEQFDRIEDALSRMERIIGDLLYLARENEQIRETEPVELESAVERAWQTVDETTHEATLSVDGDIGTIEADQNRLCQLLENLFRNAIDHVGTDVRVRVGSLDDGFYVEDDGPGIPESERDNVFEQGYTTRNDGTGFGLSIVTEIVEGHGWSIAVTEGELGGARFEISDVHSDEKPDAA, from the coding sequence ATGACAAGAGATGCAGAGACAGTCACTGTTCTCTGCGTTGACGACGAACCCGGGTCCGCTGATCTCACTGCGGCGTATCTCGAACGGCACGACGACCGGCTGACAGTCACCACTGCGACGAGTGTACAGGGAGGACTCAATGCACTCACCGAAACCGATTTCGACTGTATCGTCAGCGACTACGACATGCCGGGATTGGATGGCTTGGCGTTCCTCGAAGCCGTTCGTGTTGATCGGCCCAAGTTACCGTTCATTCTCTTTACTGGCAAGGGATCCGAAGCAGTCGCCAGCGAAGCGATTTCAGCAGGCGTCAGCGACTACGTACAGAAGGAGTCCGGAACTGACCAGTACCCGGCGCTCGCCCGTCGCATCCACAACGCAGTTGAGCGCTTTCGAGCCGACAAACACGCGGCAAAAGTCCAAGAAGAGGCCAAGTCGATCCTCGAAAACTCACCGGACGCCATCGTTGTAAGCGTCGGCGATGAGTTCGTCTTCGCCAACACATCCGCAGTTAGCCTGTTCGAGGCAGACGATGCGGACGATCTCTTAGGACGGAACCTGCTATCGTTGATCCACAAACAGGATACGGAGGCCGTCAAGGCGGTGATTGCGCACGCTCAAGACGACGAGAAGGTTATTAGCCAAACACAGCGAACGATGAAAACGCTCGACGGGATGACGTTCTCCGCCGAGATGACCGTTCGCGCGATTACCTGGAATGGAGAATCCGGACACGTCGCTATTCTGCGTGATGTCACCAATCAAGAAGAGCAAGACTACGAACGTGAGCGGTACGCTGCGGCGTTTTCGCGGGCGATGGACGCAATCATCGTCGCGGACGACGACGACGAGTTTATCGACGTGAATGGGAGCGCCGCGGAACTGTTCGGCCTTCCGCGGGAAGAGCTGCTGGGGAGAAATCTCTCTGAATTCACACCGAACGGCAGCGAAATCGACGATATGTGGGCGGATTTTCAGTCTCTCGGGGAGAATCACGGCGTTCTATCGCTTATCCGACCGGATGGTGAGCGTCGAGTCGTCGAATACGCCGCGACGAGGGATGTCGTTCCGGGCGAACACCTCTCCGTACTACGAGACGTTACCGGCCGAACTCGACTAGAGAGGCAGCGACAGGCCGATCACGAGGCGTTAGAGCGGATGTACCGAATTACTGCTGACCGAGAGGCTGCCTTCGAAGAGAAAGTGTCGGCACTACTTGAACTCGGAGCCGACTATCTCGACGTCCCGTACGGTTTTCTCACCCGCATTCAGGATGGAACGCAGACGATCATCGAATCGGTCGGCGATCACGAATTACTCCAACCGGGAGAGACCGGACCGCTCTCGAAAGCGTACTGTCGAAAGACGGTTATCGAGGACGAACTCGTCTCCGTACAGAACTCCGAGGCAGAAGGATGGGAGGATGATCCGGCGTACGAGCGGTACGAGCTGGGTTGTTACATCGGCGCGAAAGTAATAGTAAATGAGGACCTGTTTGGGACGCTCTGCTTTGCGGGGACTGCCTCACGAAAACAGGCATTCTCGCACGGTGAGGAGGCGTTCGTTGAGTTGCTAGCGCGGTGGGTATCGTACGAACAGGAACACCGACGAAACAACCGAGAACTACAGAGCCAGACCGAGCGCCTAGAGGAGTTCGCGTCGATGGTGACCCACGACCTCAGAAACCCGCTCTCGGTCGCGTCCGGGTATCTTGAACTCGCCCGGGAAGACGGCGACCCCGAGCAGTTCGACCGAATCGAAGATGCACTCAGCCGAATGGAGCGGATTATCGGTGATCTGCTGTACCTCGCCCGCGAGAACGAACAGATACGCGAGACCGAACCAGTCGAACTCGAATCGGCGGTCGAACGAGCGTGGCAGACGGTCGATGAGACCACCCACGAAGCCACACTCTCAGTCGATGGAGACATCGGAACGATAGAGGCCGACCAAAATCGACTGTGTCAACTCTTGGAGAACCTCTTTCGCAACGCGATCGACCACGTAGGGACCGACGTGCGTGTCCGCGTTGGGTCGTTGGACGACGGGTTTTACGTCGAAGACGACGGGCCTGGAATCCCCGAAT
- a CDS encoding DUF7855 family protein — translation MLLVVTYSRGARETLRNVCRTHEETVVRRFGRAALLEETEFGAFLACRLREKHGHDVQVERTEPFNEFADAPDSVREAAEAYESRDVASTPYDKFAVGTDHPPTSRMRDRDL, via the coding sequence GTGTTGCTCGTCGTGACCTACTCGCGGGGCGCCCGCGAGACGCTTCGAAACGTCTGTCGAACGCACGAGGAGACAGTCGTCCGCCGATTCGGCCGTGCGGCACTGCTCGAAGAGACGGAGTTCGGTGCGTTCCTCGCGTGTCGCCTCCGCGAAAAGCACGGCCACGACGTGCAGGTCGAACGGACCGAACCGTTCAACGAATTCGCGGACGCCCCCGACTCGGTTCGAGAGGCCGCCGAAGCCTACGAATCACGCGACGTGGCAAGTACCCCGTACGACAAGTTCGCCGTCGGTACCGACCACCCACCGACGTCACGGATGCGCGATAGGGACCTGTGA
- a CDS encoding MinD/ParA family ATP-binding protein, with the protein MILAVTGGKGGVGKSTLAFELGAAMDAVVVDADLGMADLPTGPGPDLHDVLAGRADAVEAVREDGPVRLLPCGRSLSGARAADVRRLGDSLRAVERAYGDVVVDCPAGMKADAGVPLAVADACVIVASPRPYALADAVRTRELARELDAGLVAVAVNRAVEDPPEAVFEEVLGAPAVTVPADPRMARTVETGRPVCRIAPSSRAGQAISSLARAVQRCTQV; encoded by the coding sequence ATGATACTCGCCGTCACCGGCGGGAAGGGCGGCGTCGGTAAATCGACGCTCGCGTTCGAACTCGGTGCCGCGATGGACGCTGTCGTCGTTGACGCCGACCTCGGAATGGCAGACCTTCCGACTGGACCCGGACCGGATTTACACGACGTGCTCGCCGGCCGCGCAGATGCCGTCGAAGCCGTCCGTGAGGACGGCCCGGTGCGACTCCTCCCGTGCGGTCGGTCGCTCTCGGGTGCGCGCGCGGCGGACGTTCGCCGCTTGGGTGATTCCCTCCGCGCGGTCGAACGCGCCTACGGCGACGTGGTGGTAGACTGTCCGGCGGGCATGAAAGCCGACGCGGGCGTTCCGCTCGCCGTCGCCGACGCCTGCGTCATCGTCGCTTCACCGCGACCGTACGCCCTCGCTGACGCCGTCCGAACGCGGGAACTGGCGCGGGAACTCGACGCCGGCCTCGTCGCCGTCGCGGTCAACCGCGCCGTCGAAGATCCGCCTGAAGCGGTGTTCGAGGAAGTCCTCGGCGCACCCGCCGTCACCGTCCCCGCGGACCCGCGCATGGCCCGCACCGTCGAGACGGGTCGGCCGGTCTGTCGCATCGCTCCATCCAGTCGCGCCGGACAAGCCATTTCGTCGCTGGCGCGAGCGGTCCAACGCTGTACACAGGTCTGA
- a CDS encoding DUF7857 domain-containing protein produces MEYDCTTKTVGGTTLVTVHVRNEAAVPRRVRVRNDLPGPVLPPRQDGVPERGWDDDGYTGVIAADDELTLGYACPGGDETETPVSVESLGRADEERDTEKSSRAELEAEAIRSLGRARPPADAVPTPSVDRQTETDDAPTDAQTRDLESRAESVSTNSRPQSEPESTPRQDSGGDSDDATSHNEGDEEYRAEKEITPKPVESWLSAVETRVQHAETVTDATADEAAAVLETAENVSDLPATVAADEDALRAFAARATALAERAADTDAKPVIDALGDR; encoded by the coding sequence ATGGAGTACGACTGCACGACGAAAACCGTCGGCGGAACGACGCTCGTGACGGTTCACGTCCGCAACGAAGCGGCCGTCCCGCGCCGGGTTCGCGTCCGAAACGACCTGCCCGGTCCGGTCCTGCCGCCCCGGCAGGACGGCGTCCCGGAACGCGGGTGGGACGACGACGGCTACACCGGCGTCATCGCGGCGGACGACGAACTAACGCTCGGCTATGCCTGTCCCGGCGGAGACGAAACCGAGACACCAGTCTCCGTCGAATCGCTCGGCCGTGCGGACGAAGAGCGTGATACTGAGAAAAGTTCGCGCGCGGAACTCGAAGCAGAAGCGATCCGTTCGCTCGGGCGAGCGCGCCCGCCCGCCGACGCGGTGCCGACACCGAGCGTCGATAGACAGACAGAGACCGACGACGCTCCTACCGACGCTCAGACGAGGGATTTGGAGTCACGAGCAGAGTCAGTATCGACGAACTCGAGACCGCAGTCGGAACCGGAATCAACGCCGCGTCAAGATTCGGGCGGAGACAGTGATGACGCGACGTCTCACAACGAGGGCGACGAGGAATACAGAGCTGAAAAAGAGATCACTCCGAAGCCGGTCGAGTCGTGGCTCTCAGCAGTTGAGACGCGCGTTCAGCACGCAGAGACGGTGACTGATGCGACGGCCGACGAGGCGGCGGCGGTTCTCGAAACGGCCGAGAACGTCTCCGACCTTCCAGCGACAGTCGCCGCCGACGAAGACGCACTTCGAGCGTTCGCCGCCCGCGCGACGGCACTCGCCGAACGCGCCGCGGACACCGACGCCAAACCAGTCATCGACGCACTGGGTGACCGATGA